In a single window of the Perca flavescens isolate YP-PL-M2 chromosome 18, PFLA_1.0, whole genome shotgun sequence genome:
- the tube1 gene encoding tubulin epsilon chain isoform X2, with the protein MTQSVVVQVGQCGNQVGCRFWDLALREHAHVNKKGLYDEALSSFFRNVDSRESDGGAHVVGGRIQHLKARAVLVDMEEGVVNEILQGPLREMFDSTQLLTDVSGSGNNWAVGHMTYGSAYREQIVDKLRKAAEHCDCLQCFFLIHSMGGGTGSGLGTRVLSLLEEEFPEVCRIVTSIYPSAEDDVITSPYNSVLAMRELTEHGDCVLPVENQSLVNIVDKIKHMSHSGKPGSAVKRDSTIISGQGGLSGAEKPFDAMNNIVANLLLNITSSARFEGSLNMDLNEIAMNLVPFPRLHYLVPSLTPLYTLADVCVPTRRLKPVLPFVSWNQEGWKTGLCSVPPVGHSHALLALANNTCVKLTFMELRERFIKLYRKKAHLHHYLHVDGMEQSCFSEAISSLSSLIEEYQHLDATKGTLMPDAPRLRIAR; encoded by the exons ATGACACAGTCAGTTGTTGTCCAAG TTGGTCAGTGTGGGAACCAGGTTGGCTGCAGGTTTTGGGATCTTGCCTTGCGAGAACATGCCCACGTCAATAAA AAAGGATTGTACGATGAGGCCCTCAGTAGCTTTTTCCGAAATGTGGACTCAAG GGAAAGTGATGGGGGAGCCCACGTTGTTGGTGGGAGAATCCAACATCTGAAGGCCAGG GCAGTGCTGGTGGACATGGAGGAGGGTGTGGTCAATGAGATCCTGCAGGGCCCATTGAGAGAAATGTTCGACAGCACTCAGCTCCTCACAGACGTGTCAGGTTCAGGCAACAACTG GGCAGTTGGACACATGACGTATGGCTCAGCCTACAGGGAGCAGATAGTAGATAAGCTGCGGAAGGCAGCAGAACACTGTGACTGTCTGCAGTGCTTCTTTCTCATTCACTCTATGGGAGGAG GTACGGGCTCTGGCCTGGGGACCAGAGTGCTGAGCCTGCTGGAGGAGGAGTTTCCTGAGGTGTGTCGAATTGTCACCTCCATCTATCCGTCTGCGGAGGATGATGTCATCACCTCTCCCTACAACAGCGTCCTGGCCATGAGGGAGCTCACAGAGCACGGCGACTGTGTCCTCCCTGTTGAAAACCAa tcGTTGGTCAACATTGTGGACAAGATTAAACATATGTCTCACAGTGGAAAGCCAGGGTCGGCGGTCAAGAGAGACAGCACCATCATCTCTGGGCAGGGCGGGCTCAGTGGGGCAGAGAAGCCCTTTGATGCCATGAATAACATTGTGGCTAACCTGTTGCTCAATATTACCAG cTCCGCTCGTTTTGAGGGCTCTCTCAACATGGATCTGAACGAGATTGCAATGAACCTGGTCCCCTTCCCCCGTCTACACTACCTGGTGCCCAGCCTCACCCCCCTCTACACACTGGCAGATGTCTGTGTCCCCACCAGAAG ACTTAAGCCTGTGCTCCCCTTTGTCTCGTGGAACCAGGAAGGCTGGAAGACGGGCCTGTGTTCAGTGCCTCCCGTAGGTCACTCCCACGCCCTGTTAGCCCTGGCCAACAACACTTGTGTGAAGCTCACATTCATGGAGCTGAGAGAACGCTTCATCAAGCTCTACAGGAAGAAG GCTCACTTACACCACTACCTGCATGTAGACGGGATGGAGCAGAGCTGCTTCTCAGAGGCCATCAGCTCTCTCAGCTCACTGATCGAAGAGTACCAACATCTAGATGCCACCAAGGGGACACTCATGCCAGACGCACCCAGACTCCGCATTGCCAGATGA
- the tube1 gene encoding tubulin epsilon chain isoform X1, translated as MTQSVVVQVGQCGNQVGCRFWDLALREHAHVNKKGLYDEALSSFFRNVDSRESDGGAHVVGGRIQHLKARAVLVDMEEGVVNEILQGPLREMFDSTQLLTDVSGSGNNWAVGHMTYGSAYREQIVDKLRKAAEHCDCLQCFFLIHSMGGGTGSGLGTRVLSLLEEEFPEVCRIVTSIYPSAEDDVITSPYNSVLAMRELTEHGDCVLPVENQSLVNIVDKIKHMSHSGKPGSAVKRDSTIISGQGGLSGAEKPFDAMNNIVANLLLNITSSARFEGSLNMDLNEIAMNLVPFPRLHYLVPSLTPLYTLADVCVPTRRLDQMFSDAFSKDHQLIQADPKHSLYLACALMVRGNVQVSDLRRNIERLKPVLPFVSWNQEGWKTGLCSVPPVGHSHALLALANNTCVKLTFMELRERFIKLYRKKAHLHHYLHVDGMEQSCFSEAISSLSSLIEEYQHLDATKGTLMPDAPRLRIAR; from the exons ATGACACAGTCAGTTGTTGTCCAAG TTGGTCAGTGTGGGAACCAGGTTGGCTGCAGGTTTTGGGATCTTGCCTTGCGAGAACATGCCCACGTCAATAAA AAAGGATTGTACGATGAGGCCCTCAGTAGCTTTTTCCGAAATGTGGACTCAAG GGAAAGTGATGGGGGAGCCCACGTTGTTGGTGGGAGAATCCAACATCTGAAGGCCAGG GCAGTGCTGGTGGACATGGAGGAGGGTGTGGTCAATGAGATCCTGCAGGGCCCATTGAGAGAAATGTTCGACAGCACTCAGCTCCTCACAGACGTGTCAGGTTCAGGCAACAACTG GGCAGTTGGACACATGACGTATGGCTCAGCCTACAGGGAGCAGATAGTAGATAAGCTGCGGAAGGCAGCAGAACACTGTGACTGTCTGCAGTGCTTCTTTCTCATTCACTCTATGGGAGGAG GTACGGGCTCTGGCCTGGGGACCAGAGTGCTGAGCCTGCTGGAGGAGGAGTTTCCTGAGGTGTGTCGAATTGTCACCTCCATCTATCCGTCTGCGGAGGATGATGTCATCACCTCTCCCTACAACAGCGTCCTGGCCATGAGGGAGCTCACAGAGCACGGCGACTGTGTCCTCCCTGTTGAAAACCAa tcGTTGGTCAACATTGTGGACAAGATTAAACATATGTCTCACAGTGGAAAGCCAGGGTCGGCGGTCAAGAGAGACAGCACCATCATCTCTGGGCAGGGCGGGCTCAGTGGGGCAGAGAAGCCCTTTGATGCCATGAATAACATTGTGGCTAACCTGTTGCTCAATATTACCAG cTCCGCTCGTTTTGAGGGCTCTCTCAACATGGATCTGAACGAGATTGCAATGAACCTGGTCCCCTTCCCCCGTCTACACTACCTGGTGCCCAGCCTCACCCCCCTCTACACACTGGCAGATGTCTGTGTCCCCACCAGAAG ACTGGATCAGATGTTCAGCGATGCCTTCAGTAAAGACCACCAGCTAATCCAAGCTGACCCGAAGCACAGCCTCTACCTGGCCTGCGCCCTCATGGTCAGGGGCAACGTGCAGGTGTCTGACCTGCGCAGGAACATCGAGAG ACTTAAGCCTGTGCTCCCCTTTGTCTCGTGGAACCAGGAAGGCTGGAAGACGGGCCTGTGTTCAGTGCCTCCCGTAGGTCACTCCCACGCCCTGTTAGCCCTGGCCAACAACACTTGTGTGAAGCTCACATTCATGGAGCTGAGAGAACGCTTCATCAAGCTCTACAGGAAGAAG GCTCACTTACACCACTACCTGCATGTAGACGGGATGGAGCAGAGCTGCTTCTCAGAGGCCATCAGCTCTCTCAGCTCACTGATCGAAGAGTACCAACATCTAGATGCCACCAAGGGGACACTCATGCCAGACGCACCCAGACTCCGCATTGCCAGATGA
- the ccn6 gene encoding cellular communication network factor 6: MGHTLYQCFSRAQNNGQLASRDGRAAAERRQFCQWPCTCRERPYCSPGVSSVLDGCGCCKSCARQIGEPCNERDVCDPHKSMYCDFSADKPRFEVGVCAYLMAVGCDLNGAHYENGEGFEPSPLYKCTCIAGAIGCTPAFIQKPAGLLGPAPLMGNMPAGIRSGQNPKKHQQDTTYMSAYRDPPLAWKKNCLIQTTPWSPCSKTCGLGISVRVTNDNSKCEMRKSRRLCLLRPCGKSVMKSIKVPKGKTCRPKFQAKKAEKLTLSGCTSTKKFKPTYCGVCTDKRCCVPNQSRMIKVDFTCKGGSNTQWKMQWITSCVCQRKCNDPGDMFSDLRLL; this comes from the exons TGCTTCAGCAGGGCTCAGAACAATGGGCAGCTGGCTTCTCGAGATGGGCGGGCTGCGGCTGAGAGGCGGCAGTTCTGCCAGTGGCCCTGCACGTGTCGGGAAAGACCCTATTGTTCCCCGGGAGTGAGCTCTGTCCTGGATGGGTGTGGCTGCTGTAAGAGCTGCGCCAGGCAGATCGGAGAGCCGTGCAATGAGAGGGACGTCTGTGACCCGCACAAGAGCATGTACTGTGACTTTTCAGCTGACAAGCCAAGATTTGAGGTcggagtgtgtgcat ACTTGATGGCAGTAGGCTGTGACCTGAATGGGGCCCACTATGAGAATGGCGAAGGTTTCGAGCCCAGCCCCCTCTATAAGTGCACATGTATTGCTGGAGCCATCGGCTGTACCCCTGCATTCATCCAGAAGCCCGCTGGTCTCTTAGGCCCTGCACCGCTGATGGGCAACATGCCAGCTGGCATTCGCAGTGGCCAGAACCCAAAGAAGCACCAACAGGATACTACCTACATGTCAG CTTACAGGGATCCTCCTTTAGCCTGGAAGAAGAACTGTCTGATCCAGACCACGCCCTGGAGCCCCTGCTCCAAAACATGCGGCCTGggcatctctgtgcgtgtcacCAACGACAACAGCAAATGTGAGATGAGGAAGTCCCGACGCCTGTGTCTGCTGCGACCGTGTGGGAAGAGTGTGATGAAGAGTATTAAG GTGCCAAAGGGAAAGACATGCCGGCCTAAATTCCaagcaaagaaagcagaaaagcTGACACTCTCGGGCTGTACCAGTACCAAGAAGTTCAAGCCCACGTACTGTGGTGTCTGTACAGACAAGCGCTGCTGTGTCCCAAACCAGTCCCGCATGATCAAGGTCGACTTCACGTGCAAGGGGGGCTCCAACACACAGTGGAAGATGCAGTGGATAACATCCTGCGTGTGCCAGAGGAAGTGCAACGATCCAGGTGACATGTTTTCAGACCTGCGGTTACTCTAA